The following are encoded in a window of Nomia melanderi isolate GNS246 chromosome 6, iyNomMela1, whole genome shotgun sequence genomic DNA:
- the Sbf gene encoding SET domain binding factor isoform X2 produces the protein MLGAITPTQSHEYTEMSRLADYFVVVGYDHEKERGGISNGIILQRFPEKDWPDTPFIDGIEWFCQPQGWALSTERQEPRFFVSILTDIDANRHYCACMCFNETVSIVPSKPVDEEEDPVDGDSRSLVRTIPAIAHHSIMYAPKCLVLVSRLDYIETFRNCLGIIYTVYVENLGIPLETLVGNILGCIQVPPAGGPQVRFSIGAGDRQALQPPISPSLPLTHTSVNLLFQQLGIRSVLVLFCAVMTEHKILFHSASYSRLTEGCRALTALMYPFRYTHVYIPLLPAALVEVLSTPTPFIMGVHSSLKHEVAELMDVIVADLDGGSIMVPDGVSLPLLPEPLLSQTQDALSLVLQPELICADYAFPPLATRAPHSPMLDKELRAVFMRTFAQLLQGYRSCLTLIRIHPKPVITFHKAAFLGERGLTDCDFTTRVLDCMFFTSFIAERGPPWRACDVWDELYSNLSDQLKQEAQDHRLILTHIQELAQQLYTNENPNPQPYVQKILKPPEGAFARIHQPLLPRINPEQVQAIIDEGLAKNNLKVRLSSLRPSQPRIVPMGPHISFVHDTRHLVSNSARRLEVLRNCINCIFENKISDARKTFPAVLRTLKSKAARLALCMELSQHVVGNKAMLEHQQFDLVVRLMNCALQDDSSMDEHGVAAALLPLATAFCRKLCTGVIQFAYTCIQEHPVWQNQQFWEDAFYLDVQKDIKRLYLPGENSPPRLMNDGILSPISPRDAKEFPFRDRYSIYQIQEPSALEIAAEQMRIWPTIDPEKQKELIASEESTMYSQAIHYANRMVYLLVPLDIGAKTHRQDNIYDDERASNSITNSVASDSGDAESGFEETDPGETGCAVIRMVSRFVDRVCTEGGVSAEHVKCLHQMVPGVVHMHIETLEAVHRESKRLPPIQKPKILTPNMLPGEEIIMDGLRVYLLPDGREESPAGLPKIPPLLPAEGAIFLTNYRIVFKGIPCDPFACEQLVVRAFPVTSLTKEKRVAVQHLAHLDQCLQEGLQLRSCTFQLIKLAFDEEVTPENIETFRKLVHKARYPPHIFHHFAFNGQVLVTQTAHHKGKEKNATLKGFAKKTLLKTARKAGFKPKQSSKRQKYVLPNMNMITNNKFMTSPGRMSLPVTDNNDLSHDDDLSDDFEIPGIVIQPQPPTDAKTLERLSERSYVRDWYRLGLYSNGLHSNRRNEPFRLSSVNCAYMICRSYPALLIVPSSISDEGIRRFCRLYRHNRIPVVTWRHPRTKALLIRGAGYHGKGVIGMLKAHPASAANLKATSSETTSSLEQEKYIMALVAATPLSALRQGSAWGMSDSSLSIDSLLLAAEDRNATPEQSRRNPFNKAIGTLSSSGGKGPKNFGRWGSLKDKRHNSQASLTSVHQRGTVRHSADSDSGTECVHTFQRAALYILGEKAHMKGVKTESAPKTDFIPVEYYDARHTKAAFKKLMRACIPSSLNIEPEQSFYKLIETSEWLQQLQNLMQLSGAVIDLMDVQGSSVAVCLEQGWDTTTTVCSVAQVCLDPHYRTIDGFRTLIEKEWLGFGHRFGHRSNLAANSQTTNFTPTFLQFLDIVHQIQKQFPLAFEFNEYYLKFLAYHSVSCRFRTFLLDCEFDRVECGITAVEDKRGSLTSHHKGVDTGSDDETIYPGGRLAGTNTGCNLGQSIFDYIEKQHARCPLFYNFMYTPNTEHTVLRPVSHLPSLDIWQYYLEEELAHGPAYDLEVLQQDSQQEEEAEAADGVVKSNRKVVTQGYDGTSTMIPDQFSYLLEEIHKLETELGHLPQKWKVLWDKLELPNTDSLARHASFSTTLVRYHGRLIHKRSTLELLLRGKLAGGTNSGNDGSVYAHPHRFERLDSATPTHCDACYGVLWGPVKAGLRCVDCGHVCHDKCADAVPKNCTKYKAVTDNLQTHTLTRSGGDNGSVNSSVATIQTSSQQYYEQFSSNVAENRTHEGYLYKRGALLKGWKQRWFVLDSIKHQLRYYDAMEDSHCKGYIDLAEVVSVTPAAPMPGPPKKTDDKSFFDLRTNRRTYNFCAGDAATAQEWIEKVQACLQ, from the exons ATGTTGGGCGCTATCACCCCCACGCAGTCCCACGAGTACACCGAAATGTCTCGGTTAGCCGACTACTTTGTTGTGGTCGGCTACGACCACGAAAAAGAGA GAGGAGGAATAAGTAATGGAATTATTCTACAAAGATTTCCTGAAAAAGATTGGCCAGATACACCATTCATTGATGGAATAGAATGG ttttgccAGCCACAAGGATGGGCTTTATCTACAGAAAGGCAGGAACCACGTTTTTTTGTATCTATTTTAACCGATATTGATGCAAATCGTCATTACTGTGCTTGTATGTGCTTTAACGAGACAGTGTCGATTGTGCCAAGTAAGCCCgtagatgaagaagaagatccAGTAGATGGTGATAGTCGTTCATTGGTTAGAACAATACCCGCAATTGCACATCACAGCATTATGTATGCACCCAAATGTCTGGTGCTGGTTTCCAGACTTGATTACATTGAAACTTTTAGa AATTGCCTTGGTATAATATACACTGTGTATGTAGAAAATCTTGGTATACCATTAGAAACTTTGGTAGGGAATATATTAGGTTGTATACAAGTACCACCTGCTGGTGGACCACAAGTACGATTCAGCATTGGCGCGGGTGACCGTCAAGCACTTCAACCTCCGATTAGTCCTTCTCTTCCGTTAACTCACACTAGTgtaaatcttttatttcaacaattag GTATTCGTAGcgtattagtattattttgcgCTGTTATGACAgaacataaaattcttttccattCTGCAAGTTATTCGCGGTTAACTGAAGGATGTCGTGCTCTTACCGCACTAATGTATCCATTTAGATACACTCACGTTTACATTCCTCTTTTACCAGCGGCTTTAGTTGAAGTACTAAGTACACCTACACCATTCATCATGGGTGTACATAGTTCATTAAAACATGAAGTTGCGGAACTT ATGGATGTGATAGTTGCTGACTTAGACGGAGGTTCTATCATGGTTCCAGATGGAGTTTCACTTCCATTACTTCCAGAACCACTTCTTTCACAGACACAGGATGCATTATCTTTAGTATTGCAGCCAGAATTGATTTGTGCAGATTATGCCTTTCCACCACTTGCAACAAGAGCTCCTCATTCTCCTATGTTAGACAAAGAATTAAGAGCAGTTTTTATGAGAACATTTGCTCAATTATTACAAGGCTACAGAAGCTGTCTGACATTAATAAGAATTCATCCTAAGCCTGTTATAACATTTCACAAG gcAGCTTTCTTAGGAGAACGAGGCTTAACTGATTGCGATTTTACAACTAGAGTTTTGGATTGCATGTTTTTTACTTCCTTTATTGCAGAAAGGGGACCACCGTGGAGAGCTTGTGATGTGTGGGATGAACTGTACAGCAATTTGAGTGATCAATTGAAGCAAGAAGCACAAGACCATA GACTTATATTAACGCATATTCAAGAATTAGCACAACAATTATACACAAACGAAAATCCAAATCCTCAGCCATATGTAcaaaaaattttgaaaccacCTGAAGGAGCATTTGCTAGAATACATCAACCACTTTTGCCACGCATCAATCCAGAGCAAGTTCAGGCAATTATAGATGAAGGTCTTGCCAAAAATAATCTCAAAGTTAG ATTATCATCCTTAAGGCCGTCACAACCGCGTATTGTACCTATGGGTCCACATATTTCATTTGTTCATGACACCAGACACTTGGTTAGCAATTCTGCACGTAGACTCGAAGTTCTTCGCAACtgtataaattgtatatttgaaaataaaatatcagacGCTCGGAAAACTTTCCCGGCTGTACTAAGAACGTTGAAGAGCAAAGCCGCTCGATTAGCACTTTGCATGGAACTATCACAGCACGTTGTCGGAAACAAAGCGATGTTAGAACACCAACAATTTGATCTTGTGGTCCGATTAATGAATTGCGCGTTGCAAGATGATTCATCCATGGATGAACACGGTGTTGCTGCTGCACTCCTTCCTCTTGCAACAGCATTTTGCCGGAAACTTTGTACAGGAGTAATCCAGTTTGCATATACTTGCATTCAAGAACACCCTGTATGGCAAAATCAACAATTTTGGGAAGATGCGTTTTACTTGGATGTTCAAAAAGATATTAAACGATTATATCTTCCTGGAGAAAATTCTCCGCCACGGCTCATGAATGATGGTATCTTGAGTCCAATCAGCCCACGAGATGCTAAAGAATTTCCTTTCCGTGATCGCTACTCTATCTATCAAATTCAAGAACCGTCGGCTCTTGAAATAGCCGCTGAACAAATGAGGATTTGGCCGACGATTGATCCGGAGAAACAAAAAGAACTTATCGCGAGTGAAGAAAGTACCATGTACAGTCAGGCAATTCATTATGCGAATAGAATGGTGTATTTATTAGTTCCATTAGACATAGGAGCGAAAACTCATCGCCAAGATAACATTTATGACGACGAAAGAGCAAGTAATAGTATTACGAACAGTGTGGCAAGTGACAGCGGCGACGCAGAGTCCGGATTCGAAGAAACTGATCCTGGGGAAACTGGTTGTGCTGTTATTCGAATGGTTTCACGATTCGTAGATCGTGTTTGTACCGAAGGAGGTGTAAGTGCCGAGCACGTGAAATGTCTACATCAAATGGTTCCCGGCGTTGTTCACATGCATATTGAAACTCTTGAGGCTGTACATAGAGAAAGTAAGAGATTACCTCCAATACAAAAGCCTAAGATCTTAACACCTAATATGTTGCCTGGTGAGGAAATTATCATGGATGGACTACGCGTTTACCTTTTACCGGATGGGAGAGAAGAAAGCCCAGCAGGATTGCCAAAGATACCGCCACTCTTGCCAGCAGAGGGAGCAATATTCCTTACTAATTACAGAATTGTCTTTAAAGGAATACCTTGTGATCCATTTGCCTGTGAACAATTAGTAGTTCGCGCTTTTCCTGTAACATCCTTGACTAAGGAAAAACGAGTCGCTGTACAACACTTGGCGCATTTAGACCAGTGTTTGCAAGAAGGTCTTCAGCTACGGTCTTGTACTTTCCAGTTAATCAAATTAGCTTTTGACGAAGAAGTTACTCCTGAGAATATCGAAACCTTCAGAAAATTAGTTCACAAAGCTCGATATCCACCACATATTTTTCATCACTTTGCTTTCAACGGGCAGGTATTAGTGACTCAAACTGCGCATcataaaggaaaagaaaaaaatgctaCTCTTAA AGGATTTGCTAAAAAGACTCTACTAAAGACTGCGCGTAAGGCCGGTTTTAAGCCAAAGCAATCATCTAAAAGACAAAAGTATGTTTTACCGAATATGAATATGATTAccaataacaaatttatgacATCGCCTGGTCGAATGAGTTTACCAGTGACAGATAATAATGATTTAAGTCATGATGACGATCTTAGTG ATGACTTCGAAATTCCGGGAATTGTAATTCAACCACAACCACCAACCGATGCAAAAACCTTAGAACGATTATCTGAACGTAGTTACGTAAGGGATTGGTATCGTTTAGGATTATATTCAAACGGCCTACATAGCAATCGTAGGAACGAACCGTTTCGGTTGTCGTCAGTGAACTGTGCCTACATGATTTGTAGAAGTTATCCCGCACTCCTTATAGTTCCTTCATCAATATCAGATGAAGGTATCCGGAGATTTTGTCGACTTTATAGACACAATAGAATTCCAGTTGTTACCTGGAGGCACCCAAGAACAAAGGCACTTCTTATTAGAGGAGCAGGTTATCATGGAAAGGGTGTTATTGGTATGTTAAAAGCTCATCCAGCATCTGCTGCCAATTTAAAAG CAACATCTTCAGAAACAACGTCATCCTTGgaacaagaaaaatatataatggcTCTTGTAGCTGCAACTCCATTATCCGCCTTAAGACAAGGTTCTGCTTGGGGAATGTCCGATAGTTCACTCAGCATTGATTCTTTGTTACTAGCAGCTGAAGATCGTAATGCTACTCCTGAACAATCACGACGAAATCCATTTAATAAGGCCATTGGAACATTGAG ttcaTCAGGTGGTAAAGGTCCCAAGAATTTTGGACGTTGGGGTTCGTTGAAAGATAAGAGACATAATTCGCAAGCCTCTTTAACGTCAGTTCATCAGCGTGGTACTGTGAGACATTCTGCAGATTCGGATAGTGGTACAGAATGTGTTCATACATTCCAACGGGCTGCATTATATATTCTTGGTGAAAAAGCGCATATGAAA GGCGTTAAAACAGAATCAGCACCGAAAACAGACTTTATTCCAGTGGAATATTATGACGCGAGACATACTAAAGCCGCATTTAAAAAACTCATGCGAGCTTGTATTCCTAGTTCTCTAAATATAGAACCCGAACAAAGTTTTTATAA GTTAATTGAAACCTCGGAATGGTTACAGCAACTTCAAAATTTAATGCAGTTATCTGGAGCTGTTATTGATTTAATGGACGTGCAAGGCTCGTCGGTAGCCGTTTGTCTGGAACAGGGTTGGGATACTACAACCACAGTCTGTTCTGTTGCTCAAGTGTGTCTGGACCCACATTACAGAACTATCGATGGATTTCGAACTTTGATTGAGAAAGAGTGGCTTGGATTCGGCCACAGATTTGGACACAGAAGCAATCTTGCAGCGAATTCCCAAACCACAAACTTTACGCCCACTTTCCTTCAATTTCTTGATATAGTGCATCAAATCCAAAAGCAATTTCCATTAGCATTCGaatttaacgaatattatttGAAGTTTTTGGCCTACCATTCCGTTTCTTGTCGTTTTCGTACATTTTTGTTGGACTGTGAATTCGATAGAGTGGAATGCGGAATCACTGCCGTAGAAGATAAAAGAGGGTCATTGACAAGTCATCATAAAGGAGTGGATACAGGAAGTGACGATGAAACCATTTATCCAGGTGGCAGATTAGCAGGGACAAATACAGGATGTAATCTTGGTCAAAGCATATTTGATTACATTGAGAAACAACATGCACGATgtccattgttttataattttatgtatacgCCTAATACGGAGCACACGGTATTAAGACCTGTTTCACACTTACCGAGCCTTGATATCTGGCAGTACTATTTAGAAGAAGAATTGGCTCACGGACCCGCATACGACTTAGAAGTGTTGCAACAAGATTCACAGCAAGAAGAAGAGGCAGAAGCTGCTGATGGCGTTGTCAAGAGTAACCGTAAAGTAGTTACACAAGG TTACGATGGTACAAGCACTATGATACCCGATCAATTTTCCTATCTTTTAGAAGAAATTCATAAACTAGAAACCGAGTTAGGTCATTTACCACAAAAATGGAAGGTTCTTTGGGATAAACTTGAACTGCCAAATACAGACTCACTGGCT CGTCATGCGTCGTTTAGCACTACATTAGTTAGATATCATGGACGATTAATCCATAAACGTTCTACCTTAGAACTACTTCTCCGAGGAAAACTTGCTGGTGGAACTAATTCTGGAAATGATGGTTCCGTTTACGCACATCCTCATAG attcGAAAGATTAGATTCAGCCACGCCAACTCATTGTGATGCTTGCTACGGTGTTTTATGGGGACCTGTAAAAGCTGGTTTACGATGTGTAGACTGCGGACATGTGTGTCATGATAAATGTGCTGATGCAGTACcaaaaaattgcacaaaatataAAGCAGTAACTGACAATTTACAAACGCATACACTCACAAGAAGCGGTGGTGATAACGGGAGCGTAAATTCAA GTGTAGCAACGATACAAACTTCTTCACAACAATATTACGAGCAGTTCTCTAGCAATGTTGCAGAAAATAGAACACACGAAGGATATCTTTACAAGCGAGGTGCATTGCTTAAAGGTTGGAAACAGAGATGGTTTGTGTTAGATTCTATAAAGCACCAGTTGAGATATTACGATGCAATGGAAGATTCTCATTGTAAAGGATACATAG aTCTAGCTGAAGTAGTGTCTGTGACACCAGCTGCGCCAATGCCAGGGCCACCAAAGAAAACAGACGATAAATCATTCTTTGAT CTTCGTACAAACAGACGGACATATAATTTTTGCGCTGGTGATGCAGCAACTGCGCAGGAATGGATCGAAAAAGTTCAAGCGTGCTTACAATAG